In the Salarias fasciatus chromosome 13, fSalaFa1.1, whole genome shotgun sequence genome, one interval contains:
- the LOC115399187 gene encoding uncharacterized protein LOC115399187 isoform X1: MGRGDGPTRDRPLVRPPGEDRPPFDMGPPGWGPPPPDGWGPPPPGGWGPPPPDGWGPPPPGGWGPPPPGGWGPPPPPGGWGPPPPGGWGPRGPPPPGFGPHPDDWPPPPEDWMREREYWRRFPPEDWRGPRLPPEDWARDNGPPPPGWGPPPGWGPREPWGHEPVPPPGPVPPGPVLPPPVPPVGIPPPDPAAFPPVPPPGCMPPFGFPAYPPTAWPPEPVVEPPMPNPPPDQPEWIKALISAPPTDSAPADTANPPEEPPAVPSGTEPPKPKDEGSKPPKALGLLGKRTYEKPPPGRSTGIISFIGPTFGYIEREDLEKFSFSFDVFFGNPKAMTPGVRVHFTACKEKNNQIATDVKVAPGGTENVDPEIYEAVVSQPIVEPQPGERQYPGQVFVNLGPLRTNLTFERKDSSVTLLKDDQVLLNVLNNIVTEKRRATNIRPKIPSTFTHTKETRLRGVILSLKDTEGVIRCEEHGELPFDIQENFSDVDFAAEDVGEEVEFTMMELKAEKRAIRLQRAKEPLLLTLCSATKEASKEASKDASKEESQGSSNFKEELLTNLKLDPELYEGIVTQPIIEPTPTTRGFPGQISANIGPVPTNVTFDHRDCSFTLLKNDHVLINLLVDQVTRKRRAANIRPKIPFTFSYTKETRCLGVIVNLGDDEGVVKSDEHGELPFDLFENFSDSEFNSNDLNKEVEFTTAMVKSKKRAIRLRRMAAVGDPILLGQKKRKEEEEARRKKEEQEQQEREEERKKKEEVVAALAAAKDKWTPLGFTVRDPDSMDDISKERFEGTVLRAISRNPRKEIKIKREPKEKEEKEKEEEEEKKEQEGEGPKKLKEQGGTDDGQTPPIKVKEEKMDEDGGGGDPEVKTEPEEEKVTEAPLPASRGGAKAEVETGRLVMTIDGQQKLLTFSPRDLLSTATMLDGDKVRFNIATNRESKEERATFVEILPDSFEESIEQRRQGIVIEFSNDSGLIKCSQNPQLFFHMSEVIEKKKLELNEKVEFSVVPHETAEGGHQAIRIKRFTESVFLSVRKLGGVGASKGKMTIKLAKPSEQPQKSKPEQDKLKAVVKNLRAQDSKSSRRESSVTRRRHDAHSSSKSRSPPRDQFGRVLKRRRSPSVERDRRSSRHRHSRERTRRRSKSRSGSSSKSSSRSRSRSREKSKDKAAKKRSKTSKERDESHKRRREPSPRRRGAVVDDELARKKRELEELNEIIAYKKVLVDPRGLDPGQRTCIDYDHGRIAVPLTEYKPVRSILKKRPEGHDLPRHPPYDDPYYSRPYSPYDDRRYADRYGDPYTSRPYPDRPYSEHPYGDRPFESRPYGDPPEPRYTDRYDVYDEPYEDRYYDSTYADRSYDPYGPSKPSQSSEPCGPPPPVSKQAPAASGLPLSHTPVSSTTSSSAQAPFRPSSPIEPRHLPPPRSPSPKPEFAVSSISPPTEKPPLDRFLDMLNKKSMAVNPPEPVCVDDDLLPHERALRDGKGFSQIVGFAQEPPSVSREVENRPPSPKPSSMDKSNEEPNVEPYNKIQSLLRTIGLKLSSGEVSKLASKAQEKLYGLKSSSLEREAVSSPKTDPRAGRTGSVEMDHVHSPSPARSSSLEPLGKHKAAASDYDGFLDPQEFEALKRAQQLHSLTKSMGSSPPTTPPTAPPGPPPSHYHHPTPSVNWPLALGTDASLPQPSTSTSQGIMAPSVTPQPQKRLGPPPGPPPGPPPKRPLGPPPFAPLTAHSVLPFIGRPPPSAASPDPLQPPMTSLPTLPTLPTPVTSTPSANCGSAISTTVARCLKVIETVKSLAAQPSAKPVKSVQFSLPTETSLSPSHLASETDDEVKAKQKEKLDLYNQRILDKREQQYKEMLNRKKRGEKIKDVPLACAGTSSEPKNVWICGHSLVYWAESRAKSPEVGMQLGMDPSRVTIWWKGTQGMTWSQLLPQLHQLKVTWPNPDVLIVHLGGNDLSTDSPTDLLASVKKDLTSMRSIFPQCILVWSNILPRRVWRHSSDNHEVDLVRTTVNRRIQNIISELGGTSLTHDNIRCGANTGLYRADGVHLSPKGIDVFNLNLQDFLEKWDLEVSASSEGT, translated from the exons ATGGGCCGCGGAGACGGACCGACCCGGGACAGACCCTTAGTGCGGCCGCCCGGTGAAGACAGACCTCCCTTCGACATGGGCCCTCCCGGCTggggccctcctcctcctgacggcTGGGGCCCTCCGCCTCCCGGGGGTTGGGGCCCGCCTCCTCCTGACGGGTGGGGCCCTCCACCTCCCGGAGGCTGGGGCCCGCCTCCTCCCGGAGGCTGgggtcctcctccaccacctggaGGCTGGGGCCCGCCACCCCCTGGGGGGTGGGGACCTAGAGGACCGCCTCCCCCCGGCTTTGGGCCCCATCCGGACGACTGGCCGCCCCCTCCTGAGGACTGGATGCGGGAACGGGAGTACTGGAGACGCTTTCCCccagaggactggagggggCCCCGGCTTCCACCTGAGGACTGGGCCCGGGATAACGGTCCGCCACCCCCAGGCTGGGGGCCTCCGCCCGGTTGGGGCCCCCGTGAACCGTGGGGACATGAGCCCGTGCCTCCTCCAGGACCCGTTCCCCCAGGCCCTGTCCTCCCCCCTCCGGTGCCTCCTGTCGGGATTCCTCCCCCGGACCCCGCAGCGttccccccagtccccccaccCGGCTGCATGCCCCCCTTTGGGTTCCCGGCTTACCCCCCAACCGCCTGGCCCCCAGAG CCGGTGGTGGAGCCGCCGATGCCGAACCCTCCACCCGATCAGCCGGAGTGG ATCAAAGCTCTGAtctcagccccgcccactgactCCGCCCCCGCTGACACCGCCAACCCCCCCGAAGAACCGCCCGCTGTGCCGTCCGGCACCGAGCCCCCCAAACCCAAAGATGAAGGCAGCAAACCCCCCAAAGCCCTCGGCCTGCTGGGAAAACGCACCTACGAGAA GCCTCCTCCTGGTAGATCAACAGGAATCATTTCTTTCATTGGG CCGACTTTCGGCTACATTGAAAGAGAAGATCTGGAGAAGTTCTCCTTCAGCTTTGACGTCTTCTTCGGTAACCCCAAAGCCATGACGCCCGGGGTCAGAGTTCACTTCACCGCCTGTAAGGAGAAG AACAACCAGATTGCCACAGATGTGAAAGTGGCTCCAGGAGGAACTGAGAACGTGGACCCGGAGATCTACGAGGCTGTGGTCTCTCAACCCATCGTAGAGCCTCAG cctggTGAGCGTCAGTACCCTGGGCAGGTCTTTGTGAACCTGGGTCCTCTGAGGACCAACCTGACCTTTGAGAGGAAGGACAGCTCGGTGACGCTGCTGAAGGACGACCAGGTTCTGCTCAACGTCCTCAACAACATCGTGACGGAGAAACGCAGAGCCACCAACATCCGACCCAAGATCCCctccaccttcacacacaccaaGGAGACCCGGCTCAGG ggggtGATCCTCAGCTTGAAGGACACTGAGGGGGTGATCCGCTGTGAAGAGCATGGCGAGCTGCCCTTCGACATCCAGGAGAACTTCAGTGATGTGGACTTCGCGGCGGAGGACGTCGGAGAGGAGGTGGAATTCACCATGATGGAG ctgAAGGCGGAGAAGCGAGCCATCAGGCTCCAGCGGGCGAAGGAGCCGCTGCTCCTCACGCTCTGCTCCGCCACCAAGGAGGCCAGCAAGGAGGCGAGCAAGGATGCCAGCAAGGAGGAGTCCCAGGGGAGCAGCAACTTcaaggaggagctgctgaccaaCTTGAAGCTGGACCCCGAGCTGTACGAGGGCATCGTTACCCAGCCCATCATCGAGCCCACg cccaCCACGCGAGGGTTCCCAGGTCAGATCAGCGCCAACATTGGACCGGTCCCCACGAACGTGACCTTTGACCACCGCGACTGCTCCTTCACGCTCCTGAAGAACGACCACGTGTTGATCAACCTGCTGGTGGACCAGGTGACCCGGAAGAGGAGGGCAGCCAACATCCGGCCCAAAATCCCCTTCACCTTTAGCTACACCAAGGAGACCCGCTGcctg GGGGTCATCGTGAATCTGGGAGACGACGAGGGCGTCGTGAAGTCAGACGAACACGGCGAGTTGCCCTTTGACctctttgaaaacttcagtgacTCCGAGTTCAACAGCAACGACCTAAACAAGGAGGTGGAGTTCACCACGGCCATG GTGAAGTCAAAGAAGAGGGCAATCAGGCTGAGGAGAATGGCGGCGGTGGGGGACCCGATTCTGCTGGGACAGAAGAAgcgtaaggaggaggaggaggcgaggaggaagaaggaagaacaggaacagcaggagagggaggaggagaggaagaagaaggaggaggtggtggcGGCATTAGCAGCAGCTAAAGACAAG TGGACGCCACTTGGCTTCACTGTCAGAGATCCAGACTCGATGGACGATATCAGCAAGGAGCGATTCGAAGGCACCGTCCTCAGAGCCATTTCCAGGAACCCCCGTAAGGAGATCAAGATTAAGAGGGAGCcaaaggagaaggaggagaaggagaaagaggaggaggaggagaagaaggagcaggaaggggaggggcctAAGAAGCTAAAGGAGCAGGGAGGCACAGACGATGGACAGACGCCCCCCATAAAG gtgaaggaggagaaaatggatgaagatggaggaggaggagacccgGAGGTGAAGACGGAAcccgaggaggagaaggtgacGGAGGCGCCGCTACCGGCGTCTCGGGGTGGAGCTAAAGCAGAGGTGGAGACTGGTCGGCTGGTGATGACCATCGATGGACAACAGAAGCTGCTCACCTTCAGCCCGCGAGACCTGCTGAGCACGGCCACCATGTTGGACGGAGACAAG GTGCGTTTCAACATCGCCACCAACAGAGAGTCCAAAGAGGAGCGAGCCACCTTCGTGGAGATCCTGCCCGACTCTTTCGAGGAGTCCATcgagcagcggcggcag GGCATCGTGATTGAATTCTCCAACGATTCGGGACTCATCAAGTGCTCCCAGAACCCTCAGCTGTTCTTCCACATGTCCGAGGTCATcgagaagaagaagctggagctcAACGAGAAGGTGGAGTTCAGCGTGGTCCCA CATGAAACAGCGGAGGGTGGGCACCAGGCTATCCGCATCAAACGCTTCACCGAGAGCGTCTTCCTGTCCGTCAGGAAACTGGGAGGAGTAGGAGCCTCCAAAGGGAAG ATGACCATCAAACTGGccaagccttcagagcagcctca GAAATCAAAACCAGAGCAGGACAAGCTGAAGGCCGTGGTCAAAAACCTAAGGGCGCAGGATAGtaagagcagcaggagggaatCCAGTGTCACACGGCGGCGGCACGACGCCCACAGCAGCAGTAAGAGCAGGAGCCCGCCCAGAGATCAGTTTGGACGCGTCCTCAAAAGGAGGCGCAGCCCGAGCGTCGAGCGTGACCGCCGGAGCAGCAGGCACCGGCACAGCCGCGAACGGACGCGCCGCCGCTCCAAGAGCCGCAGCGGCAGCTCCAGCAAGAGCTCCAGCAGGAGTcgcagcaggagcagagagaagagcaaAGACAAGGCGGCGAAGAAGAGGAGCAAAACCAGCAAGGAGCGCGACGAAAGccacaagaggaggagagagccgAGTCCTCGTCGGCGGGGAGCGGTCGTGGATGACGAATTGGCGAGGAAGAAacgggagctggaggagctgaatgAGATCATTGCTTACAAGAAGGTGCTGGTGGACCCTCGAGGACTGGACCCTGGACAGAGGACCTGCATAGACTACGACCACGGAAGGATCGCAGTCCCGCTCACAGAGTATAAACCAGTCCGATCCATCCTGAAGAAGAGACCCGAAGGACACGATTTGCCCCGCCACCCTCCTTATGATGATCCCTATTACAGCCGGCCATACAGTCCTTATGACGATCGGCGTTACGCTGATCGCTACGGTGATCCGTACACCAGCCGACCCTACCCTGATCGGCCGTACAGCGAGCATCCATACGGTGACCGACCGTTTGAAAGTCGTCCCTATGGCGACCCCCCAGAGCCTCGCTACACCGACCGCTATGATGTTTACGATGAGCCTTACGAAGATCGTTACTACGACTCAACGTATGCTGACCGGTCCTACGACCCTTATGGTCCGTCCAAACCGAGTCAGTCTTCAGAACCCTGtggtcctcctccacctgtctccaAACaggctcctgctgcttctggtcTGCCTCTGTCACACACCCCCGTTtcctccaccacctcttccTCTGCCCAGGCACCTTTCAGACCGTCTTCTCCCATCGAGCCTcgacatcttcctcctcctcgaagTCCCTCTCCCAAACCAGAGTTCGCTGTATCCAGCATTTCACCTCCCACAGAGAAGCCCCCCCTGGACCGCTTTCTGGACATGCTGAATAAGAAATCCATGGCTGTGAATCCACCAGAACCGGTCTGTGTGGACGATGACCTCCTGCCTCACGAGCGCGCTCTCCGGGACGGTAAGGGCTTCTCCCAGATTGTGGGATTTGCTCAAGAACCGCCCAGTGTGTCCCGAGAAGTGGAGAACAGGCCGCCGAGTCCAAAACCGTCCTCAATGGATAAATCGAATGAGGAACCAAATGTTGAACCGTACAACAAGATCCAAAGTCTGCTCCGTACCATTGGCCTGAAGCTGAGTTCTGGAGAGGTGTCCAAACTGGCCAGCAAAGCGCAGGAGAAACTGTATGGCCTGAAGTCGTCGTCCTTAGAAAGAGAGGCTGTGTCCTCGCCAAAAACTGATCCACGAGCTGGCAGAACTGGGTCTGTTGAGATGGATCACGTCCATTCTCCCTCCCCGGCCAGATCCTCCAGCCTGGAGCCGCTCGGCAAACACAAAGCTGCTGCCTCAGATTACGACGGATTTTTGGACCCGCAGGAGTTTGAGGCTCTGAAGAGGGCGCAGCAGCTTCACAGTTTGACCAAGTCGATGGGCAGTTCTCCCCCCACCACCCCTCCTACAGCTCCCCCAGGGCCTCCACCCTCTCACTACCATCACCCGACGCCGTCAGTCAACTGGCCACTTGCGCTCGGGACCGACGCCTCCCTTCCTCAGCCCTCCACATCCACAAGCCAGGGGATTATGGCTCCTTCCGTAACCCCACAACCTCAAAAGAGACTgggacctcctcctggacctcctcctggtcctccacccAAACGTCCTCTTGGGCCTCCTCCTTTTGCTCCCCTAACCGCTCATTCAGTCTTGCCCTTTATCGgtcgtcctcctccatcagcagccagCCCTgatcctctgcagcctcctatGACATCTCTGCCGACCTTGCCGACGTTACCAACACCAGTGACCTCCACTCCTTCGGCTAACTGTGGCTCAGCCATCTCCACCACAGTGGCCCGGTGTCTGAAGGTCATAGAGACGGTCAAATCTCTTGCGGCGCAGCCATCGGCCAAACCGGTCAAGTCGGTCCAGTTCAGTTTACCAACggagacttccctgtcccccaGTCACCTGGCCTCAGAGACAGACGACGAAGTGAAGGCCAAGCAGAAGGAGAAG CTGGATCTGTACAATCAGAGGATATTGGACAAAAGGGAGCAGCAGTACAAAGAGATGCTCAACCGAAAGAAGCGCGGAGAGAAGATCAAAGACGTCCCGCTTGCCTGTGCAG GGACCAGCAGTGAACCCAAGAATGTTTGGATCTGTGGTCACTCGCTGGTCTACTGGGCCGAGTCCCGGGCAAAGTCTCCAGAGGTAGGTATGCAGTTGGGCATGGATCCCAGCCGGGTGACCATCTGGTGGAAGGGGACTCAGGGCATGACATGGTCCCAGCTGCTGCCCCAACTCCACCAGCTGAAGGTCACCTGGCCCAACCCAGATGTCCTCATTGTGCACCTGGGCGGAAACGACCTGAGCACCGACAGCCCCACCGACCTGCTGGCCTCCGTCAAAAAGGACCTGACCTCCATGCGGAGCATCTTCCCGCAGTGCATTCTCGTCTGGTCCAACATCCTCCCCCGGAGGGTGTGGCGCCACTCGTCTGATAACCACGAGGTGGACCTTGTTCGCACCACGGTCAACCGTCGCATCCAGAACATCATCTCGGAGCTGGGCGGCACCTCGCTGACCCACGACAACATCCGCTGTGGGGCCAACACGGGCCTGTACCGCGCCGATGGGGTGCACCTGTCACCCAAAGGCATCGATGTGTTCAATCTCAACCTGCAGGACTTCCTGGAGAAGTGGGACCTGGAGGTCAGCGCTTCCTCCGAGGGGACCTGA